The following proteins come from a genomic window of Phnomibacter ginsenosidimutans:
- a CDS encoding HypC/HybG/HupF family hydrogenase formation chaperone, translating into MCLAIPGKIASIAGQLDETFRTGKVSFGGIVKEVNLCMVPEANVGDYVMVHVGVAISVVDEAEAQQTFQYLQQMGEVEELEPDKH; encoded by the coding sequence ATGTGCTTAGCCATACCCGGAAAAATAGCCAGCATTGCCGGCCAGCTCGATGAAACCTTCAGAACTGGCAAAGTATCTTTTGGCGGTATTGTAAAAGAGGTCAATCTGTGCATGGTGCCCGAGGCGAATGTGGGCGACTATGTAATGGTACACGTAGGTGTAGCCATTAGTGTAGTAGACGAGGCTGAAGCGCAACAAACCTTTCAGTACCTGCAGCAGATGGGTGAAGTGGAAGAATTGGAACCCGATAAACATTAA
- the hypB gene encoding hydrogenase nickel incorporation protein HypB: MCTTCGCDAGASITYHAIDPAQQAAPHEHTHDHHHEHHHHDHDHSHEHGHHHHHHHGDHAHSHHHEHAHDHSHTHSIQLEIDVLQHNNKLAERNRGYFEAKQILAINLVSSPGSGKTTLLEKTLARLKVSMPCTVIEGDQQTMQDANRIAATGAKVVQINTGKGCHLDADMVNNALKQLKPADNSIVFIENVGNLVCPAMFDLGEQTRVVIASVTEGDDKPLKYPDMFHSAQLCIINKTDLLPYVPFDVAAFKSNALKVNHHLQFIELSAYKEEGLEPWQEWLHSQLHVHHVHHH, translated from the coding sequence ATGTGTACCACCTGTGGTTGCGACGCCGGCGCCAGCATTACCTATCATGCCATCGACCCTGCCCAACAAGCAGCTCCGCATGAGCATACGCATGACCACCATCATGAGCACCATCATCACGACCACGACCATTCGCATGAGCATGGTCATCATCATCACCACCATCATGGAGATCATGCGCATTCGCATCATCATGAACATGCACATGACCACAGCCATACGCACAGCATACAGCTGGAGATAGATGTGCTGCAACACAACAACAAACTGGCCGAACGAAACCGTGGCTATTTTGAAGCCAAGCAAATACTGGCTATTAATTTGGTGAGTTCGCCTGGCAGTGGTAAAACCACTTTGCTGGAAAAAACATTGGCCCGGTTAAAAGTCAGCATGCCTTGTACTGTGATTGAAGGCGATCAGCAAACCATGCAAGATGCCAACCGCATAGCTGCAACCGGCGCTAAAGTGGTGCAAATAAATACGGGTAAAGGCTGCCACCTCGATGCAGATATGGTAAACAATGCCTTAAAACAATTGAAGCCGGCTGACAACAGCATCGTGTTTATTGAAAACGTGGGCAACCTCGTTTGTCCTGCTATGTTCGACCTGGGCGAACAAACCAGAGTGGTGATTGCCTCTGTAACGGAAGGCGACGACAAACCGTTGAAGTATCCCGACATGTTTCATAGTGCACAGCTCTGTATCATCAACAAAACGGATTTGCTGCCGTACGTTCCTTTTGATGTAGCAGCATTTAAAAGCAATGCACTGAAAGTGAACCACCACTTACAATTCATTGAACTGTCGGCTTATAAAGAAGAAGGGTTGGAGCCATGGCAAGAATGGCTGCACAGCCAGTTGCATGTTCACCATGTACATCATCATTAA
- the hypA gene encoding hydrogenase maturation nickel metallochaperone HypA: MHELSIVQSIVQIVTAEATAANSRQVDEVELDIGTMSGVELSAFHFAWSQAVKNTVMADAKPIINSIEGKAKCMMCDTTFLLDHYATPCPNCGSHFIDIQQGKELRVKAISVR; this comes from the coding sequence ATGCATGAATTGTCCATTGTACAAAGTATTGTACAGATTGTAACTGCTGAAGCTACAGCCGCCAATAGCCGGCAAGTAGATGAAGTGGAACTGGACATTGGCACCATGAGTGGTGTAGAATTATCAGCCTTTCATTTTGCATGGAGTCAGGCTGTAAAAAACACGGTGATGGCTGATGCAAAACCTATCATCAACAGCATAGAAGGCAAAGCCAAATGCATGATGTGCGACACTACTTTTTTACTGGACCATTATGCTACGCCCTGCCCCAACTGTGGCAGTCATTTTATAGATATTCAACAAGGAAAAGAACTGAGGGTGAAAGCCATCAGTGTTCGATAA
- the argH gene encoding argininosuccinate lyase, whose product MKLWSKDATATSQLVEQFTVGRDKEFDALMAPFDVQGSMAHVAMLTEQGLMTAEENELVQKELTNIHTEVLQQGFVLPADVEDIHSYVELLLTQRIGEAGKKIHTGRSRNDQVAVDIKLFLRATLQEVKQETETLFSLLITLSEQHKDKLIPGYTHLQIAMPSSAGMWLSAYAESLVDDMEMLAAAYAITNKNPLGSGAGYGSSFPLNRKSTTEKLQFATLNWNSVYAQMSRGKTEKAVATGISYIAATLSKLAYDCCLYINQNFGFIKFPDELTTGSSIMPHKKNPDVFELIRAKCNRIQSTPNELTLLINNLPSGYHRDMQLTKEILYPAISDLKACLQMTCLMLSHMEVKADILKDEKYKYLFTVEAMNDLVNKGVSYRDAYREVGNQVDAGTFSYDYKQLLHTHEGSISNLCLDDITAEMKKVLAKF is encoded by the coding sequence CACAACTGGTAGAGCAGTTTACAGTAGGCAGAGACAAAGAATTTGATGCCCTGATGGCACCGTTTGATGTGCAAGGTTCCATGGCACATGTAGCCATGCTCACGGAGCAAGGTTTGATGACTGCCGAAGAAAATGAACTGGTACAAAAAGAACTGACCAATATTCATACAGAAGTATTGCAGCAGGGATTTGTGCTGCCTGCAGATGTAGAAGACATTCATTCTTACGTAGAGTTGCTGCTCACCCAACGCATTGGTGAAGCAGGTAAAAAAATTCATACCGGCCGTAGCCGCAACGACCAAGTGGCGGTGGATATCAAGTTGTTTTTGAGGGCTACACTGCAAGAAGTGAAGCAGGAAACCGAAACCTTGTTTTCATTGCTCATCACCCTGAGCGAACAGCACAAAGACAAACTCATTCCCGGCTATACGCATTTGCAAATCGCCATGCCTTCTTCTGCGGGTATGTGGCTGAGTGCTTACGCCGAAAGCCTGGTAGATGACATGGAAATGTTAGCTGCAGCTTATGCCATCACCAATAAAAACCCATTGGGCAGTGGCGCCGGGTATGGTTCTTCTTTTCCATTGAATAGAAAAAGTACTACTGAAAAATTACAGTTTGCTACCCTTAACTGGAACAGCGTGTATGCGCAAATGAGTCGTGGTAAAACTGAGAAAGCGGTGGCCACAGGCATCAGTTATATTGCTGCCACGTTGAGCAAACTGGCGTATGATTGTTGCCTGTACATCAACCAGAATTTTGGTTTCATCAAGTTTCCGGATGAGCTCACCACGGGCAGCAGCATTATGCCGCACAAAAAAAATCCGGATGTGTTTGAATTGATTCGTGCCAAGTGCAACCGCATTCAGTCTACACCCAACGAATTGACGCTGCTCATCAACAACCTGCCCAGCGGCTATCACCGCGATATGCAGCTGACCAAAGAAATTTTGTATCCTGCTATCAGCGATTTGAAAGCTTGCTTGCAAATGACCTGCCTCATGTTGAGCCACATGGAAGTGAAGGCAGATATTTTGAAAGATGAAAAATACAAGTACCTCTTTACGGTAGAAGCGATGAATGATTTGGTGAACAAAGGTGTTTCTTACCGTGATGCTTACCGCGAAGTGGGCAATCAGGTAGATGCCGGCACTTTCAGTTACGACTACAAGCAGCTCTTACATACGCATGAAGGCAGCATCAGCAATTTGTGTCTGGATGATATTACCGCTGAAATGAAAAAAGTGCTTGCTAAGTTTTAG